Part of the Paenibacillus sp. JNUCC32 genome is shown below.
TCCCCATTTCACTTCGTTCTTAATATCCAGCAGAATAATATATTTACACCTAGTAAAAAGGCGAACCCTAAAAGTGGTTCGCCTTTTGTTTTTGGATATGTTCAATTCAGTTAACATATATAACATTATGTAAACTAATTAACTGATGAACAACGAGCTTTAGTCCTTTACCGAAGCGAATAATATATATCACTCGTTTTATCCACCCGGTGTTAAAGTTATTGATATGGTAATAATGGGTAAACTTAGAAAGTATCACTTTGTAAAACGATGGACTTCAGAATTTTGTAACAGAAAGAGGATGAGACGAATGAAGTCTTCTAAAACCCATGAAAATCAAACACAGCGCTCAAACTACGCCGAACGCAACCTATGGGCCGGCATCTTGTTCGGGTTGGGGCTGGTCGGATTTATCGATGAGGTGGTATTTCACCAATTGCTGCATTGGCATCATTTCTACGATAAGTCTACAAGCGATATCGGCCTTGTCTCTGATGGTCTGTTTCATGCGTTCAGCTGGTTTGCTACCATCGGCTCCTCGTTTCTGATTGCCGATCTGCACCGAAGGAACGCGTTTTGGGCTAAACGATGGATTGGAGGCATTCTGTTAGGCGGTGGCGCTTTCCAACTGTACGACGGCATCATCCAGCACAAATGGATGCGACTGCATCAGATTCGTTATTACGTCGATATAAGACCCTACGACTGGGTCTGGAATCTGATTGCTGCCGGCATGATCATCGCTGGCATCATACTCATTGCACGAACTCGAAACCGCGTCCCTTCCCGGAAGGCCGCATCCTAAGATGAGTAGCCATTCGTTTCATCATCATGGTGCCGGAATGTTCGAAGGCGCTGCTGTATGGCACCCTTGGGAATGGATTATGAGTTTCTTCCTCGCTGGCCTAATTCTGCTCTATTGGACAGCTGCTGCGGTTTCCAACCGACGCCACCGCAAATGGCCTGCCCATCGTTATGTTTGCTGGATTGCGGGATTGACCTGCATAGGTTTATCGCTGGCAGGCCCGTTGGCCCGGCTTGCCCCTGCGAATTTCTCGGTGCATATGCTTGGGCATCTGCTGCTCGGCATGCTCGGGCCACTGCTGATTGCGTTTTCAGCTCCAATGACGCTTCTGCTTCGGTCAGTCCCAGTGCCGGTCGCAAGAAGAATTAGCCGATTGCTTAAGAGCAATCCCGTCCATTGTATCTCACATCCATTGGTGGCCGCTTTGTTGAATATTGGCGGCTTATGGATCCTCTACACCACCGGGTTGTTCACGGCCATGCATTCTAGCCTAATTCTTCATATAGCCGTTCATTTTCATGTGTTTGCAGCCGGATATCTATTTACGGTTTCTTTGATCTACGTGGATGTGGTTCCCTACCGCCGAAGCTTTCGGCTTCGTGCGTTCATCCTGATCATTGCCATGGCGGGACACGGGATACTCTCCAAATACTTATATGCCCATCCGCCCGACGGCGTTCCTTTCGAGCAGGCAAAGCTTGGTGGAATGCTGATGTATTACGGCGGCGATGCCGTGGATCTCGTTCTCGTGTTGTGGATGTGCATGCAATGGTATAGGTCGTCCCGTCCGCGACCGGCATCGTTTCATCCAATCCCGGATTAATCGCCGCTTACCGGATTATGCTTGGTGTCGCTGGTCTCCTCCGGCAGGCTGTTGGATATGCTCGGTACATTGCGCGGCTTATATTCGATGAGTTCCGAAGAGTATATGGCTACGGTCATTCTTCCCCCGTTCCCGAATGCCCGAATGAGGATGGGTTGATTATAGGCGTTCTCAAAGACAAAATCCGGGCCTCCCCAGCTAACCGTAGCGTCTCGACCAGGCAGCACGTAAGGGACGTTCCGGCTGTGGGAGTAGCGCTTCACAATCTGCAAACCTGCACGGTCAATCGCATTATACAGCGTCGAAGAAACCTGACAGATTCCGCCCCCCACTCCTTCGGACAATTCGCCTCTTACGATCACGCCGGCACGTTTGTACCCCCTGTCCACCGTTCTCATGCCGACGACCTCATTGAACGAGAACGTTTCCCCGGGGAATACGACTGCGCTGTCAATCGCTTGAGCAGCCAACGCGATGTTATGGGAACGATTTTTGTTATTGGAATTAAAATAGGTTACATAGTAGCCGATCGGCTTGACGCGAATGGAAGCCAGAAGCTCGGTGTCCACTTTCGGATATATCGGATACCTCGGCGCTTCGATGGAAGAAGCCCCGGTGCCGTACCAATACGAATAGTATTGTTCCAATAGCTTGCGTCGGTCCAGACGATGGCCGTTCTGACCCGGAACGATCTGGCCGCTGCTGCCAATCTTGGCATTTCGGGCTTCCATATACGTCTTGCGATCAAGTTTATCCACCCATTGATCGTATTTGTCCATATCCAGCAGCGGGAACACATCAAGCGCATGTTCGCTTCGATTCACGCTTTCCATGACTTTGCCTTCCTGGGTAATCGTTAAATTGTCGTTCTCCGGTTCAGTCCCTTGCAGGAGCATGAACAGTAGGCTAATGACCGACATCCATTTCAAGTGGGTTCACCTGCTTTATCTTTGTGTTTTCCTCGTCTTCGTGCGTTTTTCCTGCTATGCCCGTTTACACATCTCTTTGGTATTATGATTGCATTCTAGGTAATTCATTCAGAATTGTTTCCTTAACCACAAAAAGAAACCCGCACATTCATCGTGCGGGCTTCTTTGCAAAAGTACGATTTTATAAAGAGACTTGTGTCTCTTTCCTGCGGCTAATAGGCATGACGAGAAACAGAAACGAACTGACGGCCAGTAATTCCGCGATCCCGATGACGGTGCCCATAGGAGCTGCCGTCGTTCCGTCTCCAAGCCCGACAAGAGGGCTTGCGGCGGCGCCTAAGAGCAAAGGCAGCAAGCCTAGCAATGCAGATGCACTGCCTGAAGTATGGGCTTCCTGCTTCTGCATCGCCAGGGATGTTGTCGTTGCGCTAACCATCCCAACGGCAGAGACGATCAGGAACAGCATCGGCGCAATGAGAAACAGTCCGCCGCCAAGCCATGTAATGGCAAGCAGCGATGTGCCGCCAAAGGCTGCAATAACAAGTCCCGTCGTCAGAAGTTTGGTTTCTCCTGTTCGGGAAGCCAACCTCCCGGTAATTTGGGAGAATAGTACGATACCAACCCCGTTAACGGCAAAGAATAGGCTGTACGTTTGAGGAGTCACCCCGAAGATATCCTGCAGCACGAAGGGCGATCCCGAGATATACGCGAACATCGCGGCCGATACGAACGCTTGGGAGAGCGCATATCCGATAAACACGCGATCCCGAACCAGCGTACCGAAGGTTTGAAAGGTTTGCCTGATCCCGCCGCTGGCTCTATACTCCTTGTTCAACGTTTCCGGAAGACCAAACCATACGGCAAGCAGCATCAGCAATCCAATCAAAAACAGGACGACGAATACGCCACGCCAAGATACAAAATTCAGAATAAAGGCACCGAATACAGGAGCGATAATTGGAGCCAATCCGTTGATCAGCATCAGTAAAGTGAAAAATTTGGTCAGCTCCGAGCCGGTGTATAAATCCCGCACGACCGCCCTGGATATGACGATGCCGGCTGCTCCGCTGGCTCCCTGCACGAAGCGGAGCGCAACCAGAACCCAAATCGTCGGTGCAAATGCGCACAGTAAGGAGGTGACCGAATAAATAATCAGGGATATGATCAGCGGTGCTTTTCTCCCCCGTATATCGCTGAGCGGCCCGGCTACGAGCTGTCCAAGCGCCAGGCCCAGCAAAAATGCCGTCAAGCTTAATTGGGCTAACGATGCCGGTGACCCTAAACTTTCCGAAAGTTTAGGCAGTGCAGGCAAATACATGTCAACTGAGAGCGGTCCAAATGCCGATAGGGATCCGAGAATCAAGGCAAACTGCAGCCTCTTTCCGCGAGTCAGGACCATGGCTGAACCGGTTTCTTTGGTGGAAATCGACATACTGACAGATACTTCCTTTCTCTTGCAACACATTGATGCATGGGTGATATGCTGCTGGCAATCCATCTTGATTGCTAAGCAACTATCCTATCATAGGTTATTTTTTTGGATATTACCAACCATTTTTACTAGGACAGGGGCATGCGCAAAGTAAACGTTGTGCCAATGCCCAGTTCGCTATGTACCGTAATTCTCCCGCCATGATCTTCTACAATTTTCTGACAAAGGGACAACCCGAGCCCCGTCCCTTCTTCCTTGGTCGTATAGAACGGATCGAAAATTTTGGCAAGATTTTCATCAGCGATCCCTTTGCCGGTATCCTCGATCTGAACAACGGCCATCCCCTCTTCTGCTTTAAGCGAGATTCGAACGGAACCGGTGTTTTCCATCGCCTGGAAGGAATTACGAATCAGATTGATCAGTACCTGGATGATCTTGTCCCGGTCCATCACGATTTGGATCGGCTCATCGCTTAAGTCGAGCAGAAACACATGTCCGTGCGAGGCCGCTTCGGATTCACATAAGGAGTAAACGCGCGTCATGCAATCCGATAGGGACTCAACCCTCATATTGCTGGCATGCGGCTTTGAAAAATGTAAAAATTCAGCCGTCAGCTCCCCTACCCGCGTGATTTCCCCCATGATAACCTCATACCAGGGCTGTATATTATAACTTTGATTTTTGGAAAGCTGTATAAAGCCTTTAATCGAAGTCAGCGGATTGCGTATCTCGTGGGCCATTCCGGCAGCGAGCTCCCCCACCATCTTCATTTTTTCCGTACGGATCATCTCCTCCTGGCTTCTCATCCAGGAATTGCGGCGCATTTGAAAAATCCGATCCTCCGCCGTGCTGATGATCTCCTGATACGTTAATGCTTCGTGCGGGTAGCAAGTAATGCTATACGTCACCTGTACGCCGATATGCTCAAAATTGAACATGGTGCTGTCGATGTTGACATGCTCCGGTAGCAGTACGGCAAAGCGGTCTCCCGCATAGCGCGAGGCGGCCAGCATGTCGTTCAGGAACAATCTCCGCAGAGCACGCGAGAATCTGATCAGTATCTCATTTGCGGTGGAAATGTCCTTTGCATTTAACGATTTAAAGTTGTTGATATCGAGCAGCACCAGCTGAAACGGCTTGTTCACCTCAATGAGCTGCTGGACTTTATGCAAATACCCGTCATAATTCAGAAGACCGGTTAATGCATCATGGTACGTTAAGTAATCGTTCTGCTTATATAATTTCTTTTTCTCCGATTCCAGAAAGTTAACAAAGTGGAATGAAATCACAATCACAAAGGAAGCCAAACAATCAAACACGGAGACCAGAACATTGTATTTCGTTAACGGCACGTAAGTCAGACGGATTAAGGAATACTGAAGAATGATCAGGAAGCACAGCGGCATCGTTTCCTTAAATCGTTCTTTGTTATGAATGGTATTAATGATCAGTATGTAATACAGGAGGATACACCAGTTTAATTGACTTACATAGTGAAACGCCCCAAGAAACAGAAAATGAACATAACGAAGCCATTCGTACTTTCGATCAAAAACAACGGATACGTACAACAAAGTTGCCGTGAGCAGCATCAAAGGAATGGACGTGTGATAACCGAGATAGACCGACGATACCATGATAAAAATCGATATCAAGGGAACAAATAGGAGCTTAAGGACTAAAAACGACAAAGCGAATCACTCCTAAATCGCTATTACTGGCGCATAATGTAGAAATCAACGAGGCAAGTTCCACCAAATATGGTACACCATATACATGCGTCTGAACAGCAGGAAAACACCACTTTCAACAAAGCCGCCCTTTATTTTTTCCTGAAAATGGCGTTATTCCTGCCGTCAATTGCTATTTTCAGCTAAATTTCCTCATAACGTATCGATAGAATCTGATCGGTTACCGGATGATACGAAACCGTGACATACACGCCGAATTCAACGTTCCCTTTCTTAAGCCACAGTTTGAACTTCTCCTCCGCCAAAACACTGGATATCTTGGTTCTGCCCATATACAAATAATCCACGACGTCCATATTATATTTCCGCTTGGTTTCGGTGACGGCTAAGGTTCCCCACTTGGCATAAGCAGGCTCTCTTCTGTTCACGGCATGAATCAAAGACTGCGCAATTTCGGTCAGTTCACGCTGTCCGATCTCTGTGGAAGCTCGATTTGCTGTAGTTATGAGATATTGCCAATCCGCCTTTTCAAATACCAACAGCTGCAGCGTATTGAGCGGACCTTTGTAGAATTTAGCGGTTGTCTGCTCCGTCAATTCTAATGCTTGAAACGATAGGTGTTCCAGCTGCTGTCTATTCTCAACGGGATATAACTCGATCCTGTAGTCGTTCTCGGGTTTAAATTCGTTTCGATAATGGATCTCCAAATGCTCGTCAAGTCCGGCATGCGTGCCATAACAACGACCATATTGATGCGTAAAAGCTACGGCAGGCACTTGCGGCGGGAGCTGGATTTCTCTGCCGAAACGCTTCTCGCAAGCCCTTATCGCCTCCTCTGCCAGCCCGGCACCGCTTTCAAAAATAGCCTGCTGAAACGAAAACTCCGAAGATTCCATAGTCGCCTGATCATTAACGGGTGTGACCCCGAGCGACAAAATGCTAGCGAATAAAAGGGTCCCCAGCATGTTATTCCTCCTCCTAGAGATTGGCAGACTTTGCCTGATTCTAAGATTCCCGCGGACGCTCTTCTTATTCCTGACTTGGGATTCGTTGGATAATTCTTTTGAAAAATACACACACTGTGACGGACTATGCATGAATCCGAGGTGAGTACGCGTGGGGATGAAACAGAGATTAAAATCTATTTTTTTGGTCACTCATGAGCATTCTGAATCCAGCACTTCTCTATATAATCAACAGGATCCCAACCCCCAGGAAGAGGTTTCGCTGACGCTGAAGCATGTCGCGGATCAGTTTGACGATTCGGCCGACTTTGTCCATAAGATCTATCTTCACGGGCGCCTTCATGTTATGTATTTCAGCCATTTGGTCAATGAGGATCGGCTGGAGCGGGATCTGCTTCCTCCCATTTTGAATTCCGAAAACCCGCTCGATTTGTTGACGGAGCAATCACAATATGAGCATATAACGGATTCGAAAACCTATGTGGAAGGTATTCTAAGCGGTATGGCCGCGTTTTATTATGAAGATCAAGCTTTCATGATCGATGTTATTTTCCCGACATCCCGGACGGTGGCTGAATCCGAAACGGAATCCATCATTATCGGACCGCATGAAGCGTTTACCGAACAAGCCTATACGAATCTGTCTTTGATCCGCAAGAGAGTGCAAAGTTCTCATCTCAAGGTCATCAAACTTTCCGTCGGCGAAGTTACGAAATCGGATATCTATGTTCTGTATATCCAGGACATCGCGAATGAGAAATACGTCAAAGAAGTAATAAAGCGGGTCGAAGCTATAGAGATTGATGCCATTCACGATACAAACATGCTGATCCAGTGCATTGACGATGATCCGTACTCGATTTTTGCGCAATTTTTGACCTCAGAGCGGCCGGATACCATTGCCTCCAAGCTGGTTTCGGGACGAGTCGTTGGAATTATGGACGGAAGTCCCACTGCTTTTACCGCGCCCGCCAACTTTTTTGAATTTTTCTCGTCTTCCGACGATTATTACCAGAGGTGGAGCATTGGTACGGCGACCTTGTTCCTAAGGTTTGCAGCCCTTTTGATAACGGTGACGTTGACGGCCCTATATGTCTCGGTTACCTCGTTTCACTATGAAATGATTCCCGAGAATCTGATCCTTACGCTGACGGAGTCCAGAAGCAAAGTGCCGTTTCCTCCCATTTTCGAAGCGCTGCTCATGGAGACGACGATCGAGCTGCTGCGGGAGGCCGGGGCCAGGCTGCCTACCAAGATTGGACAGACTATCGGTATCGTAGGCGGTATCGTCATCGGCCAGGCGGCAGTGCAAGCCGGATTAACCAGTAATATTCTGATCATCTCCGTCGCCTCTTCGGCCATCGCTTCCTTTGTCATCCCGAACTATGTTATGAGCGCATCTTTTCGCTTGTTCCGTTTCGGGCTTATCGTAATGGCCGGTTTGTGGGGGAATATGGGACTAGCGCTTGGCTTGGCCTATATGGTCATTCACTTAAGCGGCTTGACGAGTGTCGGCTCCTCCTATCTAACACCCATCGCACCATTCGAGCCGTATGACTGGAAAGACGTATTTCTAAGACTTCCCTTTTCCACATTGGCCAAGCGGCCTACCCAAGTCAAAGCCAAAAACAAGGTCAAATTAAAAATGAAAAGGTGAGGCAACTTGAAGGAAAAACTATCCCAATTTCACACTGCGATCCTCATCTACATGATTCAAACGGGGGTCTACGTATTCAGCATTACGCAAGTGGAGGCCCAATATTTTGGCACAAACGGATGGCTTATTACGATCCCGGCATCCATCCTGGTCTGTCTGAACATTTATCAGATGTACTGGGTGTACCGGCTGGGCGAAGGACAGTCGATTTTCGTCATTCTGGAGAAAAGCATTCCCAAGTTCATACTGGCCCCCTTCTATCTGGCGATCAGTACGGTATGGGCTTTGATCGGCTGCCTCGTCGCCAAGCAGTACGTGCTGATCTTTCAGATGTTTGCATTCCCGACAACCAACCCGATGGTATTCAAGATAG
Proteins encoded:
- a CDS encoding DUF2243 domain-containing protein yields the protein MKSSKTHENQTQRSNYAERNLWAGILFGLGLVGFIDEVVFHQLLHWHHFYDKSTSDIGLVSDGLFHAFSWFATIGSSFLIADLHRRNAFWAKRWIGGILLGGGAFQLYDGIIQHKWMRLHQIRYYVDIRPYDWVWNLIAAGMIIAGIILIARTRNRVPSRKAAS
- a CDS encoding cytochrome c oxidase assembly protein, whose amino-acid sequence is MSSHSFHHHGAGMFEGAAVWHPWEWIMSFFLAGLILLYWTAAAVSNRRHRKWPAHRYVCWIAGLTCIGLSLAGPLARLAPANFSVHMLGHLLLGMLGPLLIAFSAPMTLLLRSVPVPVARRISRLLKSNPVHCISHPLVAALLNIGGLWILYTTGLFTAMHSSLILHIAVHFHVFAAGYLFTVSLIYVDVVPYRRSFRLRAFILIIAMAGHGILSKYLYAHPPDGVPFEQAKLGGMLMYYGGDAVDLVLVLWMCMQWYRSSRPRPASFHPIPD
- a CDS encoding VanW family protein; translation: MSVISLLFMLLQGTEPENDNLTITQEGKVMESVNRSEHALDVFPLLDMDKYDQWVDKLDRKTYMEARNAKIGSSGQIVPGQNGHRLDRRKLLEQYYSYWYGTGASSIEAPRYPIYPKVDTELLASIRVKPIGYYVTYFNSNNKNRSHNIALAAQAIDSAVVFPGETFSFNEVVGMRTVDRGYKRAGVIVRGELSEGVGGGICQVSSTLYNAIDRAGLQIVKRYSHSRNVPYVLPGRDATVSWGGPDFVFENAYNQPILIRAFGNGGRMTVAIYSSELIEYKPRNVPSISNSLPEETSDTKHNPVSGD
- a CDS encoding multidrug effflux MFS transporter, giving the protein MSISTKETGSAMVLTRGKRLQFALILGSLSAFGPLSVDMYLPALPKLSESLGSPASLAQLSLTAFLLGLALGQLVAGPLSDIRGRKAPLIISLIIYSVTSLLCAFAPTIWVLVALRFVQGASGAAGIVISRAVVRDLYTGSELTKFFTLLMLINGLAPIIAPVFGAFILNFVSWRGVFVVLFLIGLLMLLAVWFGLPETLNKEYRASGGIRQTFQTFGTLVRDRVFIGYALSQAFVSAAMFAYISGSPFVLQDIFGVTPQTYSLFFAVNGVGIVLFSQITGRLASRTGETKLLTTGLVIAAFGGTSLLAITWLGGGLFLIAPMLFLIVSAVGMVSATTTSLAMQKQEAHTSGSASALLGLLPLLLGAAASPLVGLGDGTTAAPMGTVIGIAELLAVSSFLFLVMPISRRKETQVSL
- a CDS encoding ATP-binding protein, which codes for MSFLVLKLLFVPLISIFIMVSSVYLGYHTSIPLMLLTATLLYVSVVFDRKYEWLRYVHFLFLGAFHYVSQLNWCILLYYILIINTIHNKERFKETMPLCFLIILQYSLIRLTYVPLTKYNVLVSVFDCLASFVIVISFHFVNFLESEKKKLYKQNDYLTYHDALTGLLNYDGYLHKVQQLIEVNKPFQLVLLDINNFKSLNAKDISTANEILIRFSRALRRLFLNDMLAASRYAGDRFAVLLPEHVNIDSTMFNFEHIGVQVTYSITCYPHEALTYQEIISTAEDRIFQMRRNSWMRSQEEMIRTEKMKMVGELAAGMAHEIRNPLTSIKGFIQLSKNQSYNIQPWYEVIMGEITRVGELTAEFLHFSKPHASNMRVESLSDCMTRVYSLCESEAASHGHVFLLDLSDEPIQIVMDRDKIIQVLINLIRNSFQAMENTGSVRISLKAEEGMAVVQIEDTGKGIADENLAKIFDPFYTTKEEGTGLGLSLCQKIVEDHGGRITVHSELGIGTTFTLRMPLS
- a CDS encoding YqzG/YhdC family protein — protein: MLGTLLFASILSLGVTPVNDQATMESSEFSFQQAIFESGAGLAEEAIRACEKRFGREIQLPPQVPAVAFTHQYGRCYGTHAGLDEHLEIHYRNEFKPENDYRIELYPVENRQQLEHLSFQALELTEQTTAKFYKGPLNTLQLLVFEKADWQYLITTANRASTEIGQRELTEIAQSLIHAVNRREPAYAKWGTLAVTETKRKYNMDVVDYLYMGRTKISSVLAEEKFKLWLKKGNVEFGVYVTVSYHPVTDQILSIRYEEI
- a CDS encoding spore germination protein, which codes for MKQRLKSIFLVTHEHSESSTSLYNQQDPNPQEEVSLTLKHVADQFDDSADFVHKIYLHGRLHVMYFSHLVNEDRLERDLLPPILNSENPLDLLTEQSQYEHITDSKTYVEGILSGMAAFYYEDQAFMIDVIFPTSRTVAESETESIIIGPHEAFTEQAYTNLSLIRKRVQSSHLKVIKLSVGEVTKSDIYVLYIQDIANEKYVKEVIKRVEAIEIDAIHDTNMLIQCIDDDPYSIFAQFLTSERPDTIASKLVSGRVVGIMDGSPTAFTAPANFFEFFSSSDDYYQRWSIGTATLFLRFAALLITVTLTALYVSVTSFHYEMIPENLILTLTESRSKVPFPPIFEALLMETTIELLREAGARLPTKIGQTIGIVGGIVIGQAAVQAGLTSNILIISVASSAIASFVIPNYVMSASFRLFRFGLIVMAGLWGNMGLALGLAYMVIHLSGLTSVGSSYLTPIAPFEPYDWKDVFLRLPFSTLAKRPTQVKAKNKVKLKMKR